The proteins below are encoded in one region of Delphinus delphis chromosome 4, mDelDel1.2, whole genome shotgun sequence:
- the DVL3 gene encoding segment polarity protein dishevelled homolog DVL-3, protein MGETKIIYHLDGQETPYLVKLPLPAERVTLADFKGVLQRPSYKFFFKSMDDDFGVVKEEISDDNAKLPCFNGRVVSWLVSAEGSHPEPAPFCADNPSELPPPMERTGGIGDSRPPSFHPHAGGGSQENLDNDTETDSLVSAQRERPRRRDGPEHTTRLNGTAKGERRREPGGYDSSSTLMSSELETTSFFDSDEDDSTSRFSSSTEQSSASRLMRRHKRRRRKQKVSRIERSSSFSSITDSTMSLNIITVTLNMEKYNFLGISIVGQSNERGDGGIYIGSIMKGGAVAADGRIEPGDMLLQVNEINFENMSNDDAVRVLREIVHKPGPITLTVAKCWDPSPRGCFTLPRSEPIRPIDPAAWVSHTAAMTGTFPAYGMSPSLSTITSTSSSITSSIPDTERLDDFHLSIHSDMAAIVKAMASPESGLEVRDRMWLKITIPNAFIGSDVVDWLYHNVEGFTDRREARKYASNLLKAGFIRHTVNKITFSEQCYYIFGDLCGNMANLSLHDHDGSSGASDQDTLAPLPHPGAAPWPMAFPYQYPPPPHPYNPHPGFPELGYSYGGGSASSQHSEGSRSSGSNRSGSDRRKEKDPKTGDSKSGGSGSESDHTTRSSLRGARERAPSERSGPAASEHSHRSHHSLASSLRSHHTHPSYGPPGVPPLYGPPMLMMPPPPAAMGPPGAPPGRDLASVPPELTASRQSFRMAMGNPSEFFVDVM, encoded by the exons ATGGGCGAGACCAAGATCATCTACCACCTGGACGGGCAGGAGACGCCGTACCTGGTGAAGCTGCCCCTGCCCGCCGAGCGCGTCACCTTGGCGGACTTTAAGGGCGTTCTGCAGCGACCCAGCTATAAGTTCTTCTTCAAGTCTATGGACGACGATTTCGG AGTGGTGAAGGAGGAGATCTCGGACGACAATGCCAAGCTGCCCTGCTTCAATGGCCGGGTGGTGTCCTGG CTGGTGTCGGCTGAGGGCTCACACCCAGAGCCAGCTCCCTTCTGTGCTGACAACCCATCGGAACTGCCACCGCCCATGGAGCGCACAGGAGGCATTGGGGACTCCCGGCCCCCATCCTTCCA CCCTCATGCTGGTGGGGGCAGCCAGGAGAACCTGGACAATGACACAGAGACTGACTCCTTGGTGTCTGCCCAGCGAGAGCGGCCACGACGGAGGGATGGCCCAGAGCACA CAACCCGGCTAAATGGAACTGCAAAGGGGGAGCGGCGGCGAGAGCCAGGGGGGTATGACAGCTCATCCACCCTTATGAGCAGCGAGTTGGAAACCACCAGCTTCTTTGATTCAGATGAGGATGACTCCACCAGCAG GTTCAGCAGCTCCACAGAGCAGAGCAGCGCCTCACGCCTGATGAGAAGACACAAGCGGCGGCGGCGGAAGCAGAAGGTTTCGCGGATTGAGAGG TCCTCATCCTTCAGCAGCATCACGGACTCCACCATGTCACTCAACATCATCACGGTCACTCTCAACATGG AAAAGTATAACTTCTTGGGTATCTCCATTGTGGGCCAAAGCAACGAGCGTGGTGACGGAGGCATCTACATTGGCTCTATCATGAAGGGGGGGGCCGTGGCTGCTGATGGACGCATCGAGCCAGGAGATATGCTGTTACAG GTAAACGAGATCAACTTTGAGAACATGAGTAATGACGACGCGGTCCGGGTACTGCGGGAGATCGTGCACAAACCAGG GCCCATCACCTTGACTGTAGCCAAGTGCTGGGACCCAAGTCCACGTGGGTGCTTCACACTGCCCAGGA GCGAGCCCATCCGGCCCATTGACCCCGCGGCCTGGGTCTCCCACACTGCAGCCATGACCGGCACCTTCCCTGCCTACGGCATGAGCCCCTCCCTGagcaccatcacctccaccagctCCTCCATCACCAGCTCCATCCCTGACACAGAGC GCCTAGACGACTTCCACCTGTCCATCCACAGTGACATGGCCGCCATCGTAAAAGCCATGGCCTCCCCTGAATCTGGGCTGGAGGTCCGTGACAGGATGTGGCTCAAGATTACCATCCCCAATGCTTTCATCG GCTCGGATGTGGTGGACTGGCTGTACCACAACGTGGAAGGCTTCACTGACCGGCGAGAGGCCCGCAAATACGCCAGCAACCTGCTGAAGGCCGGCTTCATCCGCCACACTGTCAACAAGATCACCTTCTCTGAGCAGTGCTATTACATCTTCGGCGACCTCTGTGGCA acATGGCCAACCTCTCCCTCCACGATCATGATGGCTCCAGCGGCGCCTCCGACCAGGACACGCTGGCCCCTCTGCCGCACCCAGGGGCTGCCCCTTGGCCCATGGCTTTCCCGTACCAGTACCCGCCGCCCCCGCACCCCTACAACCCGCACCCAGGCTTCCCCGAGCTGGGGTACAGCTATGGCGGGGGCAGCGCCAGCAGTCAGCACAGTGAAG GCAGCCGGAGCAGTGGCTCCAACCGTAGCGGCAGCGACCGGCGGAAGGAGAAGGACCCGAAGACCGGGGACTCGAAGTCGGGCGGCAGCGGCAGCGAGTCGGACCACACGACCCGCAGCAGCCTGCGGGGGGCGCGGGAGCGGGCGCCCAGCGAGCGCTCGGGTCCTGCCGCCAGCGAGCACAGCCACCGCAGCCACCACTCGCTGGCCAGCAGCCTGCGCAGCCATCACACGCACCCGAGCTACGGCCCCCCCGGGGTGCCCCCTCTCTACGGCCCCCCCATGCTGATGATGCCCCCACCGCCTGCGGCCATGGGGCCCCCGGGAGCCCCTCCGGGCCGCGACCTGGCCTCCGTGCCCCCTGAACTGACCGCCAGCAGACAGTCCTTCCGCATGGCCATGGGAAACCCCAGTGAGTTCTTTGTGGATGTGATGTGA